In the Panthera uncia isolate 11264 chromosome D2, Puncia_PCG_1.0, whole genome shotgun sequence genome, one interval contains:
- the ZNF248 gene encoding zinc finger protein 248, which yields MNRSQEQVSFKDVCVDFTQEEWYLLDPAQKILYRDVILENYSHLVSVGYCFTKPEVVFKIEQGEEPWILEAGFPSHCHQEDWKVDDLIESSQDNEDEHFWQLAFTANKTLNIDSGARVRKTFNLGTDSVPSRNFPYKICDSCEMSLKNISGLIISRKSYSGKKPDEFNVYEKLLLDIRHEKTPPGGKSYKYNQKRNVLHHSHDLSQPIFDQPPEYNENGQAFHEEAAFFTNKKIQIGETLCKYNACGRTFIHSLELSLSQRTHLEMEPYECSLCGKSFYTDLRLGHQRTLTGETPYEYDGYGQTFCDDSTFIIHQGTYARKIPHEYKVSHKTWEKSALFKHQIVHMGKKPYEHHENRNNFSKKSHLTQLRRAHSGEKTFECGECGKTFWEKSNLTQHQRTHTGEKPYECTECGKSFCQKPHLTNHQRTHTGEKPYACKQCGKTFCVKSNLTEHQRTHTGEKPYECNTCGKSFCHRSALTVHQRTHTGEKPFICNECGKSFCVKSNLIVHQRTHTGEKPYKCNECGKTFCEKSALTKHQRTHTGEKPYECNGCGKTFSQRSVLTKHQRIHTRVKALSTS from the exons ATGAACAGATCCCAG GAACAAGTGTCATTCAAAGATGTATGTGTGGACTTCACTCAGGAAGAGTGGTATCTGCTGGATCCTGCTCAGAAGATACTATACAGAGATGTGATTCTAGAAAATTACAGCCACCTTGTCTCAGTAG GATATTGCTTTACTAAGCCAGAAGTGGTCTTCAAGATAGAGCAAGGAGAGGAGCCCTGGATATTAGAGGCAGGATTCCCAAGCCACTGCCACCAAG aaGACTGGAAAGTTGATGACCTGATAGAGAGCAGCCAGGACAATGAAGACGAACATTTTTGGCAACTTGCTTTTACCgccaacaaaacattaaatatagatAGTGGTGCTAGAGTAAGAAAAACTTTCAATCTGGGCACAGATTCTGTTCCTTCAAGAAATTTTCCATATAAGATATGTGACTCGTGTGAAAtgagtttgaaaaatatttcaggcTTAATTATCAGTAGAAAGAGCTATTCTGGAAAGAAGCCTGATGAGTTTAATGTATATGAGAAATTGCTCCTTGACATCAGGCATGAGAAAACTCCTCCTGGAGGGAAATCTTATAAATATAATCAAAAAAGGAATGTGCTCCATCATAGTCACGATCTCAGTCAGCCAATTTTTGATCAGCCTCCTGAGTATAATGAAAATGGACAAGCCTTCCACGAGGAAGCGGCATTTTtcacaaacaagaaaatacagaTAGGAGAGACGCTCTGTAAATACAATGCATGTGGAAGAACCTTCATCCACAGTTTAGAACTCAGTTTATCTCAGAGAACTCATTTGGAGATGGAGCCATATGAATGCAGTCTTTGTGGGAAGTCCTTCTATACCGATTTAAGATTGGGACACCAGAGAACTCTTACAGGGGAGACTCCTTATGAATATGACGGATATGGGCAAACCTTCTGTGATGACTCAACTTTCATTATCCATCAGGGAACCTATGCAAGAAAGATTCCCCACGAATATAAAGTGAGTCATAAAACGTGGGAAAAGTCAGCCCTCTTTAAACATCAGATAGTACACATGGGCAAAAAACCTTATGAGCACCATGAAAATAGGAATAACTTCAGCAAGAAGTCCCATCTCACCCAACTTCGAAGAGCTCACTCAGGAGAAAAAACCTTCGAATGTGGTGAATGTGGGAAAACATTCTGGGAGAAGTCAAACCTCACTCAGCATCAAagaacacacacaggagagaaaccctatgaatgtactGAATGTGGGAAATCGTTTTGTCAGAAACCACACCTTACCAACCATCAGCGAACACATACAGGAGAAAAACCCTACGCATGTAAGCAGTGTGGAAAAACGTTCTGCGTAAAGTCAAACCTCACGGAACATCAGAGAACGCACACCGGGGAGAAACCGTATGAATGTAATACGTGTGGGAAATCCTTCTGCCACAGGTCAGCCCTAACTGTACATCAGagaacacacacaggagagaaaccctttATATGTAACGAATGTGGGAAATCCTTCTGTGTGAAGTCAAACCTCATTGTACATCAAAGAACTCACACAGGGgagaaaccctataaatgtaACGAGTGTGGGAAAACCTTCTGTGAAAAATCAGCTCTCACTAaacatcagagaactcacacaggagagaaaccctatgagtgTAACGGATGTGGGAAAACCTTTAGTCAGAGGTCAGTACTGACgaaacatcagagaattcacacgaGGGTGAAAGCTCTTTCAACATCCTGA